GAAGTGAGTACGATAACCGTTTAAAAAGAACCCTCAAAATGTTCTATTCAGGCAGTTACAGAGGTTATGACGGGATCGGCGATTCTACTTTTTCCGCTATCATCCAGTGCCGTGGCGACTCCTACGGGCCCAAGTGCCACGACTGCTTTGCCACCGCACTCTCTGCGGTAATATCACATATTcattatctttttaaatttttttaaaaagaaatctgCGCACAGCTTTTGATTACATTTTAGCATAAGACAACAACAAACTTCTTTTATCCGGCCCGGACTATATATTGTCTCCCTGATAATTAGTTTAACTTCAACTCAACTACTCCTGGTCaaccaaaaaaaaggaaaccaTGTATTATATGTTAATTAGTCTTGTGCAATCTCGTTGTTGATTGTGGTGTggatatttaaaatgtatattgCAGCTTAGTAGACGATGTCCTTGGTACAAGGGGAGGATAATATGGTATGATCAATGTCTTCTCGCGATTTCATCCTTCAATTCTATTGGGAAGATCGATTACGACAATAACTTTTGTATGTCCAACGCGAAGGTGGTGGAAGGAAATGTAGTCTCGTTTATGTTTGCTTGGAATATTCTAATTGACGATCTGACGACTTCTGCCACCAGTGGAGATAATTACACACTGTACTCTGTGGGAGAAAAGCGGTACAAGGGTGATATGCTGTATGGAATGGTGCAGTGTACGAAAGGCTTATCGCCAAAAGCTTGTCAGGAGTGTGTGTCGTTTATTAGCTTGCATTTTCAAGATTGCTTGAATGATAGACGAGGAGGGAGAGTTGTTGGTTGTAGCTGTAGTTTTAGGTTGGAGTTTTACCCGTTTATTGCCGAGCCCGTCCGGAATATTTAATGAGCTAAATAAATATCTAactttttgctttctttttttttttccaatcaaAAGTGTATGTTACATTAAGTGCTCctcttttgaatgaatttttaaagaataaaacaacaaaatagtGACCAATAAAAGAATAATTTCCTATTTTGTTGTTCTATGCTTGAATTGTGTCTTCTCTCCTATTTCTCTAACAGTAACATTCTATTTCTTATGATTTTATCAATTATATTTAGTCAAAATTTTACATGTCTTTTAGATTCTTTCTCATATTAGATTGAGATATATGATGATCCGGGATCGGAGCCAACGGGCATTTAATTAATACATCCATACAAAAACAATCACATGACAATTCACATCATCATGGTGTTTTTGTGAGTTGTGACAAGAAAGCAATATAACGACGAATCACTTAAGCGCAACTTCTCTAGACAGTTAGGAATGATCGATATGTTAATAGTATAGAAATATACCTGTGTTTTGGAATATTAATCTTATGTTACCTTTTTTTGACACGAATCT
The window above is part of the Brassica napus cultivar Da-Ae chromosome C3, Da-Ae, whole genome shotgun sequence genome. Proteins encoded here:
- the LOC106441677 gene encoding putative cysteine-rich repeat secretory protein 17, which codes for MYSLSSVIKRLIFIHVLAIQLLLINSDLSLNTTNAYLNHKCLVNQGKYKPGSEYDNRLKRTLKMFYSGSYRGYDGIGDSTFSAIIQCRGDSYGPKCHDCFATALSALSRRCPWYKGRIIWYDQCLLAISSFNSIGKIDYDNNFCMSNAKVVEGNVVSFMFAWNILIDDLTTSATSGDNYTLYSVGEKRYKGDMLYGMVQCTKGLSPKACQECVSFISLHFQDCLNDRRGGRVVGCSCSFRLEFYPFIAEPVRNI